A single genomic interval of Pseudochaenichthys georgianus chromosome 3, fPseGeo1.2, whole genome shotgun sequence harbors:
- the LOC117465510 gene encoding interleukin-18 receptor accessory protein-like isoform X1, whose protein sequence is MQTGYILGLLSLPIFLEGCCPKNHQVKITGVQPQQHYIAVEGEIFWMLCIQSLNQHKQKVWSRTGEGDEGNHGIPCETLFTVEAKHSGNYSSGSKFFLYLHVVARSSVGCSTAEESSVVLERDKGGKVPCPGLNCSNNTEVIWYKIYTPVSSWQGRDSCVDETGRLHLCQVYKEDTSVFFCDRKIIDQGLTWTLRRAVNVTAAPEPPSDPPRVDKPCGIETHEVKLGHSHTLVCEASFITEKTLSVGWYMNYGGNLENRTLLPMEEEMKKEVGLTQTKVSRDAIIEKVTLQHLNHTYTCIAKNSVGNSTGTIKLKKKIKVHFPSLVGYPFASLLLISGLGIILHVKWLEIQLIYRSRVQHGKHDKDEKEFDVFLSFVWSPSTDLEGVLTLSAQKGPHEEACLSSMDLLNTEEGKSTLEVLLPRVLEDQWGYRLCLLERDVLPGGAYTNDVVLAIRRSQMLICVLSAYYLSNSNALFVLESGVQALLQNTALKLLLIWTTRDSAALIQPDPPLPALVKRALKVLPSLDWSSGKTARTTSIFWRSLRKAMPSQRVNMVSLMQGQLTDRPRTSF, encoded by the exons ATGCAAACTGGATACATTCTTGGGCTTTTGAGCCTTCCCATTTTCTTGGAAGGATGCTGTCCGAAAAACCATCAAGTGAAAATAACAG GGGTTCAGCCACAGCAGCACTACATAGCTGTGGAGGGGGAGATCTTCTGGATGCTGTGCATACAGTCTTTGAACCAGCACAAGCAGAAGGTGTGGTCCAGGACTGGAGAAGGAGATGAAGGAAATCATGGCATCCCGTGTGAAACGCTGTTCACAGTGGAAGCAAAACATTCTGGAAATTACTCAAG TGGCAGCAAGTTTTTCCTTTACCTGCATGTGGTGGCGAGATCCAGTGTGGGATGCTCCACGGCGGAGGAGAGCAGTGTAGTGCTGGAGCGGGATAAAGGTGGGAAGGTGCCCTGCCCAGGTCTCAACTGTAGTAACAACACAGAGGTCATCTGGTACAAG ATTTATACACCAGTGTCTTCTTGGCAAGGCCGAGACTCCTGTGTGGACGAGACTGGGCGGTTACATCTCTGTCAAGTCTACAAAGAGGACACTAGTGTGTTTTTCTGCGACAGAAAGATAATTGATCAAGGACTCACATGGACCCTCAGGAGAGCTGTTAATGTCACAGCTGCAc ctgaacCACCAAGTGACCCTCCCAGGGTTGATAAGCCCTGTGGCATTGAGACGCATGAAGTGAAGCTTG GTCATTCCCACACTCTGGTGTGTGAGGCGAGTTTTATAACTGAGAAAACCTTATCAGTGGGATGGTACATGAATTACGGTGGCAACCTGGAGAATAGGACTCTACTACCCATGGAGGAGGAAAT GAAGAAGGAAGTGGGTCTTACACAGACCAAAGTCTCAAGAGACGCTATCATAGAAAAGGTGACTCTACAACACTTGAACCACACATATACCTGCATCGCCAAAAATAGTGTTGGAAACAGCACTGGCACCATCAAGCTCAAGAAGAAAATTAAAG TACATTTTCCATCGCTGGTTGGGTATCCATTTGCATCTTTGTTGCTGATATCTGGACTAGGAATCATCTTGCACGTGAAATGGCTGGAAATACAGCTTATCTACAGATCTCGTGTACAACACGGAAAACATGACAAGG ATGAGAAAGAATTTGATGTGTTTCTGTCGTTTGTATGGAGCCCATCAACAGATTTGGAGGGAGTTTTGACCCTTTCCGCACAGAAAGGACCTCATGAGGAAG CATGTTTATCCAGCATGGACCTGCTGAACACTGAGGAGGGTAAATCCACCTTAGAAGTGCTGCTACCCCGAGTGTTGGAGGACCAGTGGGGGTATCGCCTGTGTCTGCTGGAGAGGGACGTTCTTCCtggaggag CATACACAAATGATGTGGTCCTTGCTATACGCAGAAGTCAGATGCTGATCTGTGTCCTGTCAGCTTACTATCTCTCCAACAGCAATGCTTTGTTCGTGTTGGAATCGGGAGTTCAG GCTTTGCTGCAAAACACTGCCCTTAAACTCCTGCTGATTTGGACCACTAGGGACTCAGCAGCCCTCATTCAGCCGGACCCCCCACTGCCAGCACTGGTCAAAAGGGCCTTGAAGGTGCTTCCCAGTCTGGACTGGAGCTCAGGCAAAACTGCCAGGACGACCAGCATCTTCTGGAGGTCTCTGAGGAAGGCCATGCCCAGTCAAAGAGTGAACATGGTTTCCCTCATGCAGGGACAATTAACAGACAGACCAAGAACTTcattctaa
- the LOC117465510 gene encoding interleukin-18 receptor accessory protein-like isoform X3: MQTGYILGLLSLPIFLEGCCPKNHQVKITGVQPQQHYIAVEGEIFWMLCIQSLNQHKQKVWSRTGEGDEGNHGIPCETLFTVEAKHSGNYSSGSKFFLYLHVVARSSVGCSTAEESSVVLERDKGGKVPCPGLNCSNNTEVIWYKIYTPVSSWQGRDSCVDETGRLHLCQVYKEDTSVFFCDRKIIDQGLTWTLRRAVNVTAAPEPPSDPPRVDKPCGIETHEVKLGHSHTLVCEASFITEKTLSVGWYMNYGGNLENRTLLPMEEEMKKEVGLTQTKVSRDAIIEKVTLQHLNHTYTCIAKNSVGNSTGTIKLKKKIKVHFPSLVGYPFASLLLISGLGIILHVKWLEIQLIYRSRVQHGKHDKDEKEFDVFLSFVWSPSTDLEGVLTLSAQKGPHEEACLSSMDLLNTEEGKSTLEVLLPRVLEDQWGYRLCLLERDVLPGGAYTNDVVLAIRRSQMLICVLSAYYLSNSNALFVLESGVQFIVI, from the exons ATGCAAACTGGATACATTCTTGGGCTTTTGAGCCTTCCCATTTTCTTGGAAGGATGCTGTCCGAAAAACCATCAAGTGAAAATAACAG GGGTTCAGCCACAGCAGCACTACATAGCTGTGGAGGGGGAGATCTTCTGGATGCTGTGCATACAGTCTTTGAACCAGCACAAGCAGAAGGTGTGGTCCAGGACTGGAGAAGGAGATGAAGGAAATCATGGCATCCCGTGTGAAACGCTGTTCACAGTGGAAGCAAAACATTCTGGAAATTACTCAAG TGGCAGCAAGTTTTTCCTTTACCTGCATGTGGTGGCGAGATCCAGTGTGGGATGCTCCACGGCGGAGGAGAGCAGTGTAGTGCTGGAGCGGGATAAAGGTGGGAAGGTGCCCTGCCCAGGTCTCAACTGTAGTAACAACACAGAGGTCATCTGGTACAAG ATTTATACACCAGTGTCTTCTTGGCAAGGCCGAGACTCCTGTGTGGACGAGACTGGGCGGTTACATCTCTGTCAAGTCTACAAAGAGGACACTAGTGTGTTTTTCTGCGACAGAAAGATAATTGATCAAGGACTCACATGGACCCTCAGGAGAGCTGTTAATGTCACAGCTGCAc ctgaacCACCAAGTGACCCTCCCAGGGTTGATAAGCCCTGTGGCATTGAGACGCATGAAGTGAAGCTTG GTCATTCCCACACTCTGGTGTGTGAGGCGAGTTTTATAACTGAGAAAACCTTATCAGTGGGATGGTACATGAATTACGGTGGCAACCTGGAGAATAGGACTCTACTACCCATGGAGGAGGAAAT GAAGAAGGAAGTGGGTCTTACACAGACCAAAGTCTCAAGAGACGCTATCATAGAAAAGGTGACTCTACAACACTTGAACCACACATATACCTGCATCGCCAAAAATAGTGTTGGAAACAGCACTGGCACCATCAAGCTCAAGAAGAAAATTAAAG TACATTTTCCATCGCTGGTTGGGTATCCATTTGCATCTTTGTTGCTGATATCTGGACTAGGAATCATCTTGCACGTGAAATGGCTGGAAATACAGCTTATCTACAGATCTCGTGTACAACACGGAAAACATGACAAGG ATGAGAAAGAATTTGATGTGTTTCTGTCGTTTGTATGGAGCCCATCAACAGATTTGGAGGGAGTTTTGACCCTTTCCGCACAGAAAGGACCTCATGAGGAAG CATGTTTATCCAGCATGGACCTGCTGAACACTGAGGAGGGTAAATCCACCTTAGAAGTGCTGCTACCCCGAGTGTTGGAGGACCAGTGGGGGTATCGCCTGTGTCTGCTGGAGAGGGACGTTCTTCCtggaggag CATACACAAATGATGTGGTCCTTGCTATACGCAGAAGTCAGATGCTGATCTGTGTCCTGTCAGCTTACTATCTCTCCAACAGCAATGCTTTGTTCGTGTTGGAATCGGGAGTTCAG TTTATTGTTATTTAG
- the LOC117465522 gene encoding PEST proteolytic signal-containing nuclear protein-like isoform X2 — MADYKQNRRACTDDGGPQEEGDRVKTKPVSCSSVGGEGAAVKRKSQQLIPEDEDDSSEDLPAPPKVSKIGFSMSSPMAKKSNPISIKLGATKPKEPAPSAPPKKSGLASVFDEDDSEPEEMPPEAKMRMKNIGRETPTSAGPNSFNKGKQGFSDHKKLWERKMKAQADQL, encoded by the exons ATGGCGGATTACAAGCAAAACAGAAGGGCTTGCACCGACGACGGAG GGCCGCAGGAGGAGGGAGACAGAGTGAAAACTAAGCCTGTCTCTTGTAGCTCTGTGGGAGGAGAAGGGGCCGCAGTCAAACGCAAATCCCAGCAACTCATACCTGAAGATGAGGACGATTCCTCTGAAGACCTACCAGCTCCCCCCAAAGTCTCCAAGATAGGCTTTAGCATGAGCAGTCCCATGGCGAAGAAGTCAAACCCAATATCCATCAAACTTGGAGCAACA aaacccAAAGAACCTGCACCTTCCGCTCCTCCAAAGAAGTCAGGGCTGGCTTCTGTTTTCGACGAAGATGAT AGTGAACCTGAGGAGATGCCACCAGAAGCAAAGATGAGGATGAAGAACATTGGCAG AGAGACACCAACATCTGCAGGTCCCAATTCCTTCAACAAGGGCAAGCAGGGTTTCTCTGATCATAAAAAACTGTGGGAGAGGAAGATGAAGGCCCAAGCAGACCAACTGTAA
- the LOC117465522 gene encoding PEST proteolytic signal-containing nuclear protein-like isoform X1, translating to MADYKQNRRACTDDGAGPQEEGDRVKTKPVSCSSVGGEGAAVKRKSQQLIPEDEDDSSEDLPAPPKVSKIGFSMSSPMAKKSNPISIKLGATKPKEPAPSAPPKKSGLASVFDEDDSEPEEMPPEAKMRMKNIGRETPTSAGPNSFNKGKQGFSDHKKLWERKMKAQADQL from the exons ATGGCGGATTACAAGCAAAACAGAAGGGCTTGCACCGACGACGGAG CAGGGCCGCAGGAGGAGGGAGACAGAGTGAAAACTAAGCCTGTCTCTTGTAGCTCTGTGGGAGGAGAAGGGGCCGCAGTCAAACGCAAATCCCAGCAACTCATACCTGAAGATGAGGACGATTCCTCTGAAGACCTACCAGCTCCCCCCAAAGTCTCCAAGATAGGCTTTAGCATGAGCAGTCCCATGGCGAAGAAGTCAAACCCAATATCCATCAAACTTGGAGCAACA aaacccAAAGAACCTGCACCTTCCGCTCCTCCAAAGAAGTCAGGGCTGGCTTCTGTTTTCGACGAAGATGAT AGTGAACCTGAGGAGATGCCACCAGAAGCAAAGATGAGGATGAAGAACATTGGCAG AGAGACACCAACATCTGCAGGTCCCAATTCCTTCAACAAGGGCAAGCAGGGTTTCTCTGATCATAAAAAACTGTGGGAGAGGAAGATGAAGGCCCAAGCAGACCAACTGTAA
- the LOC117465510 gene encoding interleukin-18 receptor accessory protein-like isoform X2, with translation MQTGYILGLLSLPIFLEGCCPKNHQVKITGVQPQQHYIAVEGEIFWMLCIQSLNQHKQKVWSRTGEGDEGNHGIPCETLFTVEAKHSGNYSSGSKFFLYLHVVARSSVGCSTAEESSVVLERDKGGKVPCPGLNCSNNTEVIWYKIYTPVSSWQGRDSCVDETGRLHLCQVYKEDTSVFFCDRKIIDQGLTWTLRRAVNVTAAPEPPSDPPRVDKPCGIETHEVKLGHSHTLVCEASFITEKTLSVGWYMNYGGNLENRTLLPMEEEMKKEVGLTQTKVSRDAIIEKVTLQHLNHTYTCIAKNSVGNSTGTIKLKKKIKVHFPSLVGYPFASLLLISGLGIILHVKWLEIQLIYRSRVQHGKHDKDLEGVLTLSAQKGPHEEACLSSMDLLNTEEGKSTLEVLLPRVLEDQWGYRLCLLERDVLPGGAYTNDVVLAIRRSQMLICVLSAYYLSNSNALFVLESGVQALLQNTALKLLLIWTTRDSAALIQPDPPLPALVKRALKVLPSLDWSSGKTARTTSIFWRSLRKAMPSQRVNMVSLMQGQLTDRPRTSF, from the exons ATGCAAACTGGATACATTCTTGGGCTTTTGAGCCTTCCCATTTTCTTGGAAGGATGCTGTCCGAAAAACCATCAAGTGAAAATAACAG GGGTTCAGCCACAGCAGCACTACATAGCTGTGGAGGGGGAGATCTTCTGGATGCTGTGCATACAGTCTTTGAACCAGCACAAGCAGAAGGTGTGGTCCAGGACTGGAGAAGGAGATGAAGGAAATCATGGCATCCCGTGTGAAACGCTGTTCACAGTGGAAGCAAAACATTCTGGAAATTACTCAAG TGGCAGCAAGTTTTTCCTTTACCTGCATGTGGTGGCGAGATCCAGTGTGGGATGCTCCACGGCGGAGGAGAGCAGTGTAGTGCTGGAGCGGGATAAAGGTGGGAAGGTGCCCTGCCCAGGTCTCAACTGTAGTAACAACACAGAGGTCATCTGGTACAAG ATTTATACACCAGTGTCTTCTTGGCAAGGCCGAGACTCCTGTGTGGACGAGACTGGGCGGTTACATCTCTGTCAAGTCTACAAAGAGGACACTAGTGTGTTTTTCTGCGACAGAAAGATAATTGATCAAGGACTCACATGGACCCTCAGGAGAGCTGTTAATGTCACAGCTGCAc ctgaacCACCAAGTGACCCTCCCAGGGTTGATAAGCCCTGTGGCATTGAGACGCATGAAGTGAAGCTTG GTCATTCCCACACTCTGGTGTGTGAGGCGAGTTTTATAACTGAGAAAACCTTATCAGTGGGATGGTACATGAATTACGGTGGCAACCTGGAGAATAGGACTCTACTACCCATGGAGGAGGAAAT GAAGAAGGAAGTGGGTCTTACACAGACCAAAGTCTCAAGAGACGCTATCATAGAAAAGGTGACTCTACAACACTTGAACCACACATATACCTGCATCGCCAAAAATAGTGTTGGAAACAGCACTGGCACCATCAAGCTCAAGAAGAAAATTAAAG TACATTTTCCATCGCTGGTTGGGTATCCATTTGCATCTTTGTTGCTGATATCTGGACTAGGAATCATCTTGCACGTGAAATGGCTGGAAATACAGCTTATCTACAGATCTCGTGTACAACACGGAAAACATGACAAGG ATTTGGAGGGAGTTTTGACCCTTTCCGCACAGAAAGGACCTCATGAGGAAG CATGTTTATCCAGCATGGACCTGCTGAACACTGAGGAGGGTAAATCCACCTTAGAAGTGCTGCTACCCCGAGTGTTGGAGGACCAGTGGGGGTATCGCCTGTGTCTGCTGGAGAGGGACGTTCTTCCtggaggag CATACACAAATGATGTGGTCCTTGCTATACGCAGAAGTCAGATGCTGATCTGTGTCCTGTCAGCTTACTATCTCTCCAACAGCAATGCTTTGTTCGTGTTGGAATCGGGAGTTCAG GCTTTGCTGCAAAACACTGCCCTTAAACTCCTGCTGATTTGGACCACTAGGGACTCAGCAGCCCTCATTCAGCCGGACCCCCCACTGCCAGCACTGGTCAAAAGGGCCTTGAAGGTGCTTCCCAGTCTGGACTGGAGCTCAGGCAAAACTGCCAGGACGACCAGCATCTTCTGGAGGTCTCTGAGGAAGGCCATGCCCAGTCAAAGAGTGAACATGGTTTCCCTCATGCAGGGACAATTAACAGACAGACCAAGAACTTcattctaa